The sequence CCATCCCGAGCTGTTCCAGGAGCAGGGCTCGCAGGCGCCGCAATTCGCCGCCTTCGTCTCCTCGGTGATCGAAGCGGGCGTCAAGCCGGAGCAGATGGCAGGCATCCGCGCGCGGCTGAAGGAGATCGGGCTGGAGCCCTATGACTGCCTGTCGCCGCCGCTGATGGATGCGATCGCGACCCACGTGGCAAAAGCCAAGGCCGCCTAGGAAGGCCACTCGGGTGGAGCCATCGAGCCTCCGCCAGTCTCCAACCCGCTCGCTGGCGCCGACCACCGCCAGCGAGCCGGATCGGTCTCCGTCCGGGGACCGCCGCGGCGATGCCGCCGCCTCTGCACCACGCGTATGTGAGGACCATCAGCTCCTCAGTCCTGGTCTCTGAATGACTGCGCAGGACCGTCAGCTTCCTGCTTGAAGCTCCCGGTGCCTACGTTCTCCCTCCCTCGACTGAGGCATCCTGCTTCGTCCGTGCAGCCTTCCTGCCGGACGAAGCTTTTTTGACTGCCCCCCGCATCGCAAGCGCGCGGCATGCCGCCGCGCCCTGCTTTTGACAAACCATGGATGCAATGTTTTCCTGGTGAACACTCGGCTGTGAACGCCGAGCCGGAGCGATCTCTGTTACGATCGCGCCGTCACGATGCCGCGCGAAGTTCAATCAATTAAGAACAAAAACGGGAGGTATCGAGCCCATCCAAACATCGCCATTAGCGTTCCTGCCCCCTTTCGGGATTTGCCCGCGCGGGATGACGGCAGAATGCGGCGACACGACGCGCGAACCGTCGCCGACCGGCGTCGGCGCAATTTCAATTTGGCATGCTTATGAAGAGCGAGGGACGATCATGATCAAGGTGAAGATCAATGGCCAGGAACAGAGCTGGGACGGCGACCCGGATCTCCCGCTACTCTGGTTCCTCCGTGACGAGGCCGGCCTGACCGGCACCAAATATGGCTGCGGCCAGGCCCTGTGCGGCGCCTGCACCGTCATCGTCGACAAGCAGGCCGTGCGCGCCTGCATCACGTCGGTCAACGACGTCGCCGGGCGCGAGGTCACCACGATCGAGGGGCTGCATCCGACCGGCGATCATCCGGTGCAAAAGGCTTGGCGGCAGGTGAACGTGCCGCAATGCGGCTTCTGCCAGGCCGGCCAGATCATGCAGGCAGCAGCCCTCCTGATGGACAACCCGAAGCCCTCGCACGACCAGATCCGCGAAGGGATGGCCGGCAACATCTGCCGTTGCGGCTGCTACCAGCGCATCGAGAACGCCGTCCATCTCGCATCAACGGGAGTGTGACATGAATTTCATCGACAACCCCCGCAAGCTTCGCGGCTTCGAAAAGAACATCAGGGTGGAGAAGGTCTCGCGCCGCAGCATCCTGAAAGGTCTCGGCATCACCGGCGGCTTCGTGCTCGCCGCGCCCGTGATGTCGCGCCAGGCATTCGCCTATGAAACCGGCGCAGGCAAGATGCCGCACGGCGTCGTGGTCGATCCGCGCGTGTTCGTTTCGGTCGCGCCGGACGGCATCGTGACCATCGTCGGGCATCGTTCGGAAATGGGCACCGGTGTGCGCACCAGCCTGCCGCTGATCGTGGCCGAGGAAATGGAAGCCGACTGGTCCAAGGTCAAGGTGCAGCAGGCCCATGGCGACGAGGTCAAGTTCGGCAACCAGGATACCGACGGCTCGCGCAGCACGCGGCATTACCTGATCCCGATGCGACAGATCGGCGCCTCCGCCCGGACCATGCTGGAGCAGGCCGCGGCGAAGCGCTGGGGCGTACCAGCCACCGAGGTCAAGGCGGTCAACCACGAGGTCGTCCACAGCGCCAGCGGCCGCAAGCTCGGCTTCGGCGAGCTCGCTGCCGACGCCGCCAAGGAATCGGTGCCCAGCATCGAAGGCCTCAAGCTGAAGGACCCCAAGAACTTCCGCTATCTCGGCA comes from Bradyrhizobium sp. CCGE-LA001 and encodes:
- a CDS encoding (2Fe-2S)-binding protein, producing MIKVKINGQEQSWDGDPDLPLLWFLRDEAGLTGTKYGCGQALCGACTVIVDKQAVRACITSVNDVAGREVTTIEGLHPTGDHPVQKAWRQVNVPQCGFCQAGQIMQAAALLMDNPKPSHDQIREGMAGNICRCGCYQRIENAVHLASTGV